Within Halorubrum lacusprofundi ATCC 49239, the genomic segment GCCAGAACCGCGACGACGTGGTCGGCGTCGTCGACCTGCGCGACGCGATCGGCGCCAACGAGCGCGGAGAGCCCCTCGCAAGCGCGCTCCACGAGCCGACCTTCGTCCCGGAGACGCAGCCGGTCGACGAGCTGTTCGCGACAATGCGGTCGAGCGCTCTCCGGATGGCGATCGTCGTCGACGAGTTCGGCGCGGTGGTAGGGATCGTGACCTTGGAGGATGTACTCGAGGAGATCGTCGGCGAACTGGTCGGGGGATGGGAGACCGACCACGTCGACGTGGTCGCGCCCGACGCCGCGGTGGCCCGCGGGTGGACCACCGTCGCGCACCTCAACGAGACGCTCGGGCTGGACCTCCCGATCGACGGGGGCACCGAGACCGTCGCGGGACTGGTGACCCGGCAGCTCGGGCGGGTCCCCGCTGAGGGCGACCGCGTCGAGATCGGCGACGTGACGCTCGCGGTCACGGGCGCGACCGCGACGCGAGTGACCCGAGTGCGGGTGGAGCATCCGGGGATCGGAACCGAGGGCGAAAGCGGATCGGACATCTCCGGGTCCCCGGACGCGACGGGCGACGACACCGAGTGATCGCGGTCGCTCCCGCTAGAGCCCGAACGACGCGACGGTCTCGTACGCCGGCCCGTCGCTCGTCAGCGTCGACGAGACGAGTCGGACCGCGTCGACCTCGAACCGGCCGATCTCCGGGTCGCGCTCGCGGACGGCTTCTTGTACGAGTTCCTTCCCGCGGGCGTCGTTCATCCGGGCGAGCGTGACGTGCGGGGTGAATGCGTGGTTCTCGGGGTCGACGCCGAGCGCGGTCGTCTCCACTTCGAGGGCCTCGTGGAGCGCGGTCAGTTCCGCGCTCCCGGCGTCGACCCCCGCCCAGACGACCGAGATGTAGTCGAGGCTGGGGAAGACGCCGAATCCCTCGACGGCGCACTCGAAGGGGTCGACGTTAGCGGTCTCGACCGCCTGTTTGCCGGCGGCGATCACGTCGTCGAGTGTGGGTGTGGTGTCGTCGTTGTCCTCGGCGATATCTCCCAAGAACTTCAGCGTGACGTGCGTCTGTTCGGGATCGACGAGTGCCAGTCCCGCTGCGTCCCCGAGCGCGGCCTGTGCGTCCGCGACGCGAGGCGCGAGGTCGTCCGGGAGGTCGACGGCGAAGAACGCGCGCATGACGGGTGGGAAGTTGGGCGAGAGTGCTTATAAATCGTTGATGGCGCGAAGGATACCTGCGAAATGCCAGCCGATCACTTATAAACGGATGGCTGCTGATCGCTGGCCAACACTGCCAAAGCCCCAGCCTCGTCGGCCGCCCTCCGCGTTGCTCCGGGCGACCGACTCCCTCACACCGGGGCGCGCCGACCGCGTCATTCACTTATAAGCGTTCGCGGAGCGTGTCGGCGGTCGCGTCGCCGACGCCGTCGACGTCGGTGAGGTCGTCGAGGGAGGCATCGCGCACGCTCTCGACCGATCCGAACCGGCGCAGGAGCCGGCGGCGGGTCTGGGGGCCGACGCCGGGCACGTCGTCGAGGACCGTCTTGACCTCGTCGCGGACGGTCTGGTGGTAAGAGACGGCGAAGCGGTGCGCCTCGTCGCGAACGCGCTGGAGCAGGTGCAGTTCGGGGGCGTCGTCCGGCCACCGGCGGGTGCCGGTCGGGGTCACGACCAGTTCCTCGGCCTTCGCGAGCGCGACAACGGGAACGTCCCAGCCGGTCTCCGCGAGCGCGTCGCGAGCGGCCCCGAGCTGCCCCCCGCCCCCGTCGATCAGGAGAAGGTCGGGGTCGGGGCGGTCGTCCTCGCCGGCGACCGCGCGCTCGGCGCGCCACCGGACCAACTCGCGCATGTTCGCGTAGTCGTCGTTGCGGTCGGTGAGCTTCTTCCGGCGGTAGTCGCTCGTCTCCGCGCTTCCGTCGACGAAGCACACGTCGGAGCCGACCACCGCGGTCCCCTGCGCGTGGCTCACGTCGAACCCCTCGATCCGGGCCGGGCGGTCGATTCCGAGTCGCTCGCCGAGCGCGCCGACGGGGTCCTCACGGCCGCCGCGCTTGCGGGCGTTTTTGAGGGCGAGTTCGACGAGCTTCGCCTCCCGCCCCGCACCGGGGACGCGGACCGAGACCCCCTCCGCCTCCAGCCAGTCGATCACGTCGGGGTCCGACGGGCGCTCTGCGAGGAGGATCGCGTCCGGGAACTCCCGCTCGGCGTAGTACTGCGTGAGGAACGCTGACAGCACCGCGGCGGGCGTGTTGGCGTCGGGGTCGGCGAAGCCATCTTCATCTCCCTCGCCGTCGTCTCCCACCGCCGCCGCGTCCAGCCGGTGCCGACTGCGGTCGACCAACTGGCCGCGCTCGCTGTGAAGCCGGG encodes:
- a CDS encoding excinuclease ABC subunit C: MDADAVRERAADLPTEPGVYQFRAGETTLYVGKAVNLRNRVRSYADPRSGRIRGMVGRADRIEFAVTDTETQALLLEANLIKRLRPRYNVRLKDDKSYPLVAITDHPVPRIEVTRDPEEGAVAYGPFTSKGRVETVVKAIRDEYRLRGCSDHKYANRDRPCLDYEMGICSAPCTGEIDPESYAEDVAAARRFFEGETGVLADPLRRRMEAAAENAEFERAANLRDRLEAVEAFHGEGGEAVSDHSDDRTVDVLAAAVEGDTARVARLHSERGQLVDRSRHRLDAAAVGDDGEGDEDGFADPDANTPAAVLSAFLTQYYAEREFPDAILLAERPSDPDVIDWLEAEGVSVRVPGAGREAKLVELALKNARKRGGREDPVGALGERLGIDRPARIEGFDVSHAQGTAVVGSDVCFVDGSAETSDYRRKKLTDRNDDYANMRELVRWRAERAVAGEDDRPDPDLLLIDGGGGQLGAARDALAETGWDVPVVALAKAEELVVTPTGTRRWPDDAPELHLLQRVRDEAHRFAVSYHQTVRDEVKTVLDDVPGVGPQTRRRLLRRFGSVESVRDASLDDLTDVDGVGDATADTLRERL
- the thpR gene encoding RNA 2',3'-cyclic phosphodiesterase translates to MRAFFAVDLPDDLAPRVADAQAALGDAAGLALVDPEQTHVTLKFLGDIAEDNDDTTPTLDDVIAAGKQAVETANVDPFECAVEGFGVFPSLDYISVVWAGVDAGSAELTALHEALEVETTALGVDPENHAFTPHVTLARMNDARGKELVQEAVRERDPEIGRFEVDAVRLVSSTLTSDGPAYETVASFGL